In Aegilops tauschii subsp. strangulata cultivar AL8/78 chromosome 3, Aet v6.0, whole genome shotgun sequence, one genomic interval encodes:
- the LOC109779192 gene encoding uncharacterized protein — MGNGLSPCVSMPAVAEAPAAARLVYWGGRTRALPVSDDEEGEGEGSGGLPCTAADVTAELLPADHVVCPADSFFVGLPVPVASPGERLLPGRTYFVLPRRLLSSPSPGGKAAVLTAATLASLSAAPGGRKTVQLAGPGQCPFEYVKGGEDGAAALIRVLPQFIEKVITCDGGNGNGDAAGRRGSGKVAASATELCSTPELKRHYAQLVGAKDRSWSPRLETISERSKRRIFPSPARLLLSSQ; from the coding sequence ATGGGCAACGGGCTGTCTCCGTGCGTGAGCATGCCGGCGGTCGCTGAGGCGCCCGCGGCGGCCAGGCTGGTGTACTGGGGCGGGCGGACGAGGGCGCTGCCGGTCTCCGACGACGaggagggcgagggcgagggcagcGGTGGCCTCCCCTGCACGGCAGCGGACGTGACGGCCGAGCTGCTCCCGGCGGACCACGTGGTCTGCCCGGCCGACTCCTTCTTCGTCGGCCTCCCGGTCCCCGTCGCGTCGCCGGGGGAGCGGCTGCTGCCCGGCCGGACCTACTTCGTGCTCCCCCGgcgcctcctctcctccccctcccccggcGGCAAGGCGGCCGTGCTCACCGCGGCCACGCTCGCGTCGCTGTCGGCCGCGCCGGGGGGCAGGAAGACGGTGCAGCTCGCCGGCCCCGGCCAGTGCCCGTTCGAGTACGTCAAGGGCGGCGAGGACGGCGCCGCGGCGCTCATCCGGGTCCTGCCGCAGTTCATCGAGAAGGTCATCACCTGCGACGGCGGCAACGGCAACGGCGACGCTGCCGGCCGGCGCGGGTCGGGCAAGGTGGCTGCGTCCGCGACGGAGCTGTGCAGCACGCCGGAGCTGAAGCGGCACTACGCGCAGCTCGTCGGCGCGAAGGACCGGTCGTGGTCGCCGAGGCTGGAGACCATCTCCGAGCGCAGCAAGAGGAGGATCTTCCCGTCGCCGGCCAGGCTGCTGCTGTCTTCGCAATAA